A genomic region of Devosia ginsengisoli contains the following coding sequences:
- a CDS encoding response regulator: MNNASTRTVLLADASADNRLPLRQALSAVGFTVAEVGNGKDAIEALRRDRFDVVVTDLWMPGADGIEVIQSIRTVSPLSTIFVVTGGGPGLSIASAAALARVWGARKVYVKPFEISELIQEIVILFPPL; this comes from the coding sequence ATGAATAACGCGTCGACCCGAACGGTGCTGCTCGCCGATGCCAGTGCCGACAACCGCCTGCCGCTGCGGCAGGCGCTGAGCGCGGTCGGCTTCACCGTGGCCGAGGTCGGCAATGGCAAGGACGCCATCGAGGCCCTGCGCCGTGACAGGTTCGACGTGGTGGTGACCGATCTGTGGATGCCGGGCGCCGACGGGATAGAGGTGATCCAGTCGATTCGTACCGTATCGCCGCTCTCGACGATTTTCGTGGTGACCGGGGGCGGGCCGGGCCTCTCCATTGCCTCAGCCGCGGCGCTGGCTCGGGTCTGGGGCGCCCGCAAGGTCTATGTAAAGCCCTTCGAGATCAGCGAACTGATCCAGGAAATCGTGATCCTGTTTCCGCCGCTTTAG
- a CDS encoding M48 family metallopeptidase — protein MSIAGRFHDGLTAQVHAVGLDHEAGTLVIRSGDGAELARWPTAELFAVPSRKHELRLGANGQPSGARVVVSGREDVGRVLATLPVLTEKRRQQTGREIRLAVTATVALAAVIVAYLYGVPLLAGRIAGLVPPAWEQSLGETVARQMEASLSESGGLAVCDPDPDSLANRAITRFANAAIEGSGSPFQLDVRVVKSDIPNAFALPGGQVFFFSALLDQAETPDEFAGVLAHEVGHVAYRHGMEQLISTAGTGALIGFILGDMTGISVAAGLGATIIDARFSRDAERQADAFAAQVAERMDFNPAGLADLINRVGADDDFARALALLSTHPLTEDRKAALEVLSQQRPTGLEPPFTTAEWTAIQAMCGAPGKIKRK, from the coding sequence ATGAGCATTGCCGGGCGTTTCCATGACGGATTGACGGCCCAGGTTCATGCCGTGGGGCTGGACCATGAGGCCGGCACGCTGGTGATCCGCAGTGGGGACGGCGCCGAACTGGCGCGCTGGCCGACGGCGGAGCTTTTCGCCGTGCCCAGCCGCAAGCATGAATTGCGATTGGGCGCCAATGGGCAACCGTCCGGCGCGCGCGTCGTGGTGAGCGGACGCGAGGATGTGGGCCGCGTGTTGGCGACGCTGCCGGTGCTGACCGAGAAGCGGCGCCAGCAGACGGGACGGGAAATCCGGCTTGCGGTGACGGCCACGGTGGCGCTGGCCGCTGTCATCGTGGCCTATCTCTATGGCGTGCCGCTGCTGGCGGGCCGCATTGCCGGGCTGGTGCCGCCGGCCTGGGAGCAGAGCCTGGGCGAGACGGTGGCACGGCAGATGGAGGCCAGCCTGAGCGAGAGTGGCGGCCTTGCGGTGTGCGATCCCGATCCGGACAGTCTCGCCAACCGGGCCATTACGCGTTTTGCCAACGCGGCAATTGAGGGCTCGGGCTCGCCGTTCCAGCTCGATGTCAGAGTGGTCAAGTCGGACATTCCCAATGCCTTCGCACTGCCGGGCGGACAGGTCTTCTTCTTTTCGGCGCTGCTGGACCAGGCCGAGACGCCGGACGAATTTGCCGGCGTGCTGGCGCATGAAGTGGGGCATGTGGCCTATCGCCATGGCATGGAGCAGTTGATTTCGACCGCCGGAACCGGCGCGCTGATCGGTTTCATCCTGGGCGACATGACCGGCATTTCGGTGGCGGCGGGCCTGGGCGCGACCATTATCGATGCCCGTTTTTCGCGCGATGCCGAGCGGCAGGCCGATGCCTTTGCCGCCCAGGTCGCCGAGCGCATGGATTTCAACCCGGCCGGCTTGGCCGACCTGATCAATCGCGTCGGGGCGGATGATGATTTTGCCCGAGCGCTGGCTTTGCTCAGCACGCATCCGCTGACCGAGGATCGCAAGGCGGCGTTGGAAGTGCTGAGCCAGCAGCGGCCAACCGGGCTGGAGCCACCCTTTACCACGGCGGAATGGACCGCGATCCAGGCCATGTGCGGGGCGCCGGGCAAGATCAAGCGCAAATGA
- a CDS encoding biotin transporter BioY, which produces MAVTLTTPNTLLGVFQPKGDAARLVSNLATVVLGTLLITICAKINVPVWPVPVTLQGFAIAALAAAFGLRIGVATVALYLLEGALGLPVFATGGGLAYLVGPTGGFLLGFLVMAAIIGYATDKGASGKPLTLFAAMVAADAVLLVLGFVWLLALSGNAGWIDQNNVVASAFAGAIQPFIVWDILKMALAALTVTGAWNILAKR; this is translated from the coding sequence ATGGCCGTGACTTTGACCACGCCCAATACGCTGCTCGGTGTATTCCAGCCCAAGGGCGACGCCGCGCGCCTCGTGTCCAATCTCGCAACCGTCGTGCTCGGCACGCTGCTCATCACCATCTGCGCCAAGATCAACGTGCCGGTCTGGCCGGTGCCGGTGACGCTGCAGGGCTTTGCCATTGCGGCGCTCGCGGCGGCCTTCGGCCTGCGCATCGGCGTTGCCACCGTCGCGCTCTACCTGCTTGAAGGCGCGCTCGGCCTGCCGGTCTTCGCCACTGGCGGCGGTCTCGCCTATCTCGTCGGCCCCACCGGCGGCTTCCTGCTCGGGTTCCTGGTGATGGCCGCCATCATCGGCTACGCCACCGACAAGGGCGCCTCGGGCAAGCCGCTGACCCTGTTTGCCGCCATGGTCGCCGCCGATGCGGTGCTGCTGGTGCTGGGCTTTGTCTGGCTGCTGGCTTTGTCCGGCAATGCCGGCTGGATCGACCAGAACAATGTGGTCGCCTCCGCCTTTGCCGGCGCCATCCAGCCCTTCATCGTCTGGGATATTCTCAAGATGGCCTTGGCCGCGCTGACTGTTACCGGCGCGTGGAATATTCTGGCCAAGCGCTAA
- the pcaC gene encoding 4-carboxymuconolactone decarboxylase: MAETTRFEQGMATRRAVLGNAHVDAATARKSAFDDDFQTFITEGAWGSVWSRPGLSKRERSMLTIALLAALGHDEEVAMHVRATANTGCSPDDIKEALLHVAVYAGVPAANRAFRVAKEELAKREAGQ; encoded by the coding sequence ATGGCTGAAACCACGCGTTTCGAACAGGGCATGGCGACGCGCCGCGCGGTGCTCGGCAATGCCCATGTCGACGCCGCCACGGCCCGCAAATCGGCATTCGACGACGATTTCCAGACCTTCATCACCGAGGGTGCCTGGGGCTCGGTCTGGTCACGGCCGGGGCTCAGCAAGCGCGAACGCTCCATGCTGACCATCGCATTGCTGGCCGCGCTGGGGCATGATGAAGAAGTGGCCATGCATGTGCGAGCCACCGCCAATACCGGCTGTTCGCCGGATGACATCAAGGAAGCCCTGCTGCATGTGGCGGTCTATGCCGGGGTGCCGGCGGCGAACCGGGCCTTCAGGGTGGCGAAGGAAGAGCTGGCCAAGCGGGAGGCGGGGCAATGA
- a CDS encoding nucleoside hydrolase, with protein sequence MKVIFDTDPGIDDAMALLYLSKLPEIELLGITTVVGNADIATTTRNALFLRQRFGLAAPVIQGAGETLDGKVKPEPVAVHGHNGLGDIEIPAHVDETGLRAGTAAQFIIDTLRAHPGEVTIIAVGRMTNLALALRQDPAIAGLAKQVVIMGGAFGYEGRSGNITPAAEANIYGDPVAADEIFAAGWPVVVVGLDVTHDIILSEDYLAALSAEVGENGELLRQMSDHYARFYKEIMGLAGVVGHDLLAVTYTLRPDWFETRSGPICVVRDGIAAGQTIQMPAARKGGHPDWANRPAQLVCTAVHADAVLRHYRETVAG encoded by the coding sequence ATGAAGGTCATCTTCGATACCGATCCGGGCATCGACGACGCCATGGCGCTGCTCTACCTGAGCAAGCTGCCTGAAATCGAACTGCTGGGCATCACCACGGTCGTGGGCAATGCCGACATTGCCACCACGACGCGCAACGCCCTGTTCCTGCGCCAGCGCTTCGGTCTTGCCGCGCCTGTCATCCAAGGGGCCGGCGAAACGCTGGACGGCAAGGTCAAGCCGGAACCGGTGGCCGTGCATGGCCATAACGGGCTGGGCGATATCGAGATTCCCGCGCATGTGGACGAGACCGGCCTGCGGGCCGGCACGGCGGCGCAGTTCATCATCGACACGCTGCGCGCCCATCCCGGCGAGGTGACGATCATCGCCGTGGGACGCATGACCAACCTGGCGCTCGCCCTACGGCAGGACCCCGCCATTGCCGGGCTGGCCAAGCAGGTGGTGATCATGGGCGGTGCCTTCGGCTACGAGGGCCGCAGCGGCAATATCACCCCGGCGGCCGAGGCCAATATCTATGGCGATCCCGTCGCGGCCGACGAGATTTTCGCTGCCGGCTGGCCCGTCGTGGTAGTGGGGCTCGATGTGACGCATGACATCATCCTCAGCGAAGACTATCTGGCGGCGCTCTCGGCCGAGGTCGGCGAGAATGGCGAATTGCTGCGCCAGATGTCGGACCACTATGCCCGCTTCTACAAGGAAATCATGGGACTGGCCGGCGTGGTGGGGCATGACCTGCTGGCGGTGACCTATACCCTTCGCCCCGATTGGTTCGAAACGCGCTCCGGCCCGATCTGCGTGGTGCGCGACGGCATTGCCGCGGGCCAGACCATCCAGATGCCGGCCGCGCGCAAGGGCGGACACCCTGATTGGGCCAACCGCCCGGCCCAACTGGTCTGCACCGCAGTCCATGCCGATGCCGTGTTGCGGCATTACCGCGAGACGGTCGCCGGCTGA
- a CDS encoding MarR family winged helix-turn-helix transcriptional regulator, whose protein sequence is MLHSRGYAADLFPAQWAALRYFSRAPVSQRTASELARFQGLANGPVSRTVRTLVQKGLLAKAAEQPKGRAELLELTSAGRTMLEQDPTLALEEVISELGIPEQECFARSLELIVRRLSVLR, encoded by the coding sequence ATGTTGCATTCGCGTGGCTATGCCGCGGACCTGTTTCCGGCGCAATGGGCCGCCTTGCGGTACTTTTCCCGCGCTCCGGTGAGCCAGCGTACCGCTAGCGAACTGGCGCGTTTCCAGGGTCTTGCCAATGGGCCGGTGAGCCGCACCGTGCGCACGCTGGTGCAGAAGGGCCTGCTGGCCAAGGCCGCCGAACAGCCCAAGGGACGTGCCGAACTGCTCGAACTCACCAGTGCCGGCCGCACCATGCTCGAACAGGATCCCACGCTGGCGCTTGAGGAAGTGATCAGCGAACTGGGTATCCCCGAGCAGGAATGCTTTGCCCGCTCGCTCGAACTCATCGTCCGGCGCCTGTCGGTGCTGCGCTAA
- a CDS encoding DUF898 family protein, with amino-acid sequence MVWGQERPVPVKFTGTRGELGFMLLRGYVLLIPTIGLYRFWLTTWKRRFYWSNTEIDGDPLEYTGNAIQLLLGFLMALAVFVPLYGLFFYLSTQSSEAAVIGYAGVGVLLWFLMGYAIYRARDFRLSRTLWRGIRCDQGGSAWNYAFRRFFWSLLVLVTAGLAYPFMAANLWSYRYRHSWYGDRQFGFAGGWKQLAGPFYLSYIAIVLLGAVGLGLGWATGAMPTAGVPRPGGVLVTLGAAVLIGLVVLYYQSRELSRMFSAVRLGQAALSVHVRARGLLGRYVLFGLALLGSYVVLAIGGVVVVGALASDAFAGGEFDPAVFMQHLQGSFAVLVAIIFGYLLLLAAFSLMAELFLGLGYWKLVAQGASITGLESLGDVKARGEDTRLGGEGLADALNVGAY; translated from the coding sequence ATGGTCTGGGGACAGGAGCGGCCGGTGCCGGTCAAGTTTACCGGAACGCGGGGCGAATTGGGGTTCATGCTGCTGCGCGGCTATGTGCTGCTCATTCCCACGATCGGGCTCTATCGCTTCTGGCTCACGACGTGGAAGCGGCGCTTTTACTGGTCCAATACCGAGATCGACGGCGATCCGCTGGAATATACCGGCAATGCCATCCAGTTGCTGCTCGGCTTCCTGATGGCGCTGGCGGTGTTCGTGCCGCTCTATGGCTTGTTCTTCTACCTCTCCACGCAATCGTCGGAAGCGGCCGTCATCGGCTATGCCGGCGTCGGCGTGTTGCTGTGGTTCCTCATGGGCTATGCGATCTATCGGGCGCGCGATTTTCGCCTGTCGCGCACTTTGTGGCGCGGCATTCGCTGCGACCAGGGCGGCAGTGCCTGGAATTATGCCTTCCGGCGCTTCTTCTGGTCGCTGCTGGTGCTGGTGACGGCGGGGCTGGCCTATCCCTTCATGGCGGCGAACCTGTGGAGCTACCGCTATCGCCATAGCTGGTATGGCGACCGGCAATTCGGCTTTGCCGGTGGCTGGAAGCAATTGGCCGGTCCCTTCTATCTCTCCTATATCGCCATCGTGCTGCTCGGCGCGGTTGGATTGGGCCTGGGCTGGGCCACGGGTGCCATGCCGACGGCCGGAGTGCCACGGCCAGGCGGCGTGCTGGTCACGCTCGGGGCGGCGGTGCTGATCGGGCTGGTGGTGCTGTATTACCAGTCGCGGGAGCTGAGCCGCATGTTCTCGGCCGTGCGGCTGGGGCAGGCGGCGCTGAGCGTGCATGTGCGGGCCAGGGGTCTGCTCGGGCGCTATGTGCTGTTCGGGCTGGCGCTGCTGGGGAGCTATGTGGTGCTGGCCATTGGCGGCGTCGTGGTGGTGGGCGCCCTGGCGAGCGACGCCTTTGCCGGGGGCGAATTCGATCCGGCGGTGTTCATGCAGCATTTGCAGGGCAGTTTCGCCGTGCTGGTTGCCATCATCTTTGGCTACCTGCTGTTACTGGCGGCCTTCAGCCTGATGGCCGAACTGTTCCTGGGGCTGGGCTATTGGAAACTGGTGGCGCAGGGCGCCAGCATTACCGGGCTCGAGAGCCTGGGTGACGTCAAGGCGCGCGGCGAAGACACCAGGCTCGGGGGCGAGGGCCTGGCCGATGCGCTCAATGTCGGGGCCTATTGA
- the pcaD gene encoding 3-oxoadipate enol-lactonase — translation MDCVRINDVLLHYRLAGSADAPVLALANSLGTDARIWDGVIEALSSRYRVLSYDKRGHGLSDTPPGDYVLDDHINDLAGLLDYLDVEQLALAGVSVGGLIAQGFALRDPERLTALILCDTAPKVGDASGWNARIDTVRKDGLGAIADMVMDRWFSPGFQQQRPDELAMWRNLFLRSNAEGYAATCATLRDTDLTAQIGAIAVPTLVVAGAADRSTPVDLVRTCAEAIAGARFEILDGVGHIPSIEQPAALAALMEQFLKENRHG, via the coding sequence ATGGACTGCGTTCGGATCAATGACGTGCTGCTGCATTACCGACTGGCCGGCTCTGCCGATGCGCCGGTGTTGGCGCTGGCCAATTCGCTGGGCACCGATGCGCGCATCTGGGACGGGGTGATCGAGGCGCTCTCTTCCCGTTACCGCGTGCTCTCCTACGACAAGCGTGGCCACGGGCTGAGCGATACGCCGCCGGGCGACTATGTGCTTGACGATCATATCAATGACCTCGCGGGCCTGCTCGACTATCTTGATGTCGAGCAACTGGCGCTGGCCGGAGTTTCCGTCGGCGGGCTGATCGCCCAGGGTTTTGCCTTGCGTGATCCGGAACGGCTGACGGCTTTGATCCTGTGCGACACGGCGCCCAAAGTGGGCGATGCTTCCGGCTGGAACGCCCGGATCGACACCGTGCGCAAAGACGGGCTTGGTGCCATTGCCGACATGGTGATGGACCGCTGGTTCAGCCCCGGTTTCCAGCAGCAGCGCCCGGACGAGCTGGCCATGTGGCGCAATCTGTTCCTGCGGAGTAATGCCGAGGGCTATGCGGCGACCTGTGCGACATTGCGCGATACCGACCTCACGGCGCAGATCGGCGCTATTGCCGTGCCGACGCTGGTCGTGGCCGGCGCGGCGGACCGTTCGACTCCGGTGGACCTTGTGCGCACCTGCGCCGAGGCCATTGCCGGTGCGCGTTTCGAGATCCTTGATGGTGTCGGACATATTCCATCCATCGAGCAGCCCGCGGCTCTGGCGGCGCTCATGGAACAATTTCTGAAGGAGAACCGCCATGGCTGA
- a CDS encoding 3-carboxy-cis,cis-muconate cycloisomerase codes for MNPLLSALAGDAEIEALLSDDAQLTSMLAVEAALAEASADCGWIDEDAADAIRSAIATFVPDRPGLAAGMAQDGVVVPALVRQLRADVAEPYRAALHKGATSQDVIDTALMLQLAKAFDIYETRLTALLDRLEALAVAAGSRPLMAHTRMQVALPTTWNAKIGSWNEPLQRYLRALAGMRRTLLVVQLGGPVGDRGSFGAHGDAIAAGMARRLDLGIAGPWQATRDPIVALGNLLALISGSLGKLGADIALLAQNEVGTVRLEGAGGSSAMAHKANPVNAEVLVALARHNAGLSGILGQSIVHEYERSGAAWTLEWLTLPPMLVTTGASLRLADKLLGQLNISN; via the coding sequence ATGAACCCGCTGCTCTCCGCCCTTGCCGGCGATGCCGAAATCGAAGCGCTGCTCTCCGACGATGCGCAACTGACGTCCATGCTGGCCGTCGAGGCCGCCCTGGCCGAGGCCAGCGCCGATTGCGGCTGGATCGATGAGGATGCGGCAGACGCCATCCGTTCGGCCATCGCCACTTTCGTGCCCGACCGGCCCGGTCTCGCCGCCGGCATGGCGCAGGATGGCGTCGTGGTGCCGGCTCTGGTGCGACAATTGCGGGCCGACGTGGCCGAGCCGTATCGCGCCGCTTTGCACAAGGGCGCCACCAGCCAGGACGTGATCGACACCGCGCTGATGCTGCAGCTGGCCAAGGCCTTCGACATCTACGAGACGCGGCTGACGGCACTGCTGGACCGGCTGGAGGCATTGGCTGTGGCGGCCGGGTCTCGCCCGCTGATGGCCCATACACGCATGCAGGTGGCCCTGCCTACGACCTGGAACGCCAAGATCGGCAGCTGGAACGAGCCCCTGCAGCGCTATCTGCGGGCACTGGCCGGCATGCGCCGGACTTTGCTGGTGGTGCAACTGGGCGGGCCGGTGGGTGATCGCGGCAGTTTCGGGGCTCATGGCGACGCGATTGCCGCCGGCATGGCGCGGCGACTCGATCTCGGCATTGCCGGCCCCTGGCAGGCCACGCGCGACCCCATCGTGGCGCTGGGCAATCTGCTGGCGCTGATCAGCGGTTCGCTCGGCAAGCTTGGCGCCGACATCGCCTTGCTGGCGCAGAACGAGGTCGGGACCGTGCGGCTCGAAGGGGCAGGGGGCTCGTCGGCCATGGCGCACAAGGCCAACCCCGTCAATGCCGAGGTGCTGGTGGCGCTGGCCCGTCACAATGCCGGCCTGTCGGGCATCCTCGGCCAGTCCATAGTGCACGAATACGAACGCTCCGGCGCCGCCTGGACCCTGGAATGGCTGACCCTGCCACCCATGCTGGTCACCACAGGCGCCAGCCTGCGCCTGGCCGACAAGCTGCTGGGCCAACTGAACATAAGCAACTAG
- the pcaQ gene encoding pca operon transcription factor PcaQ produces MVAPLIDPRIKLRHLVCFIEVARLKSVVNAAQVLHISQPAASKTIQELEQVLGGNLFDRSKRNLFLTPFGEVFYRYASTSLAALRQGMDAARDTHEATIVRVGALPTVSARLLPDAVKAFTATGSGVHTRVITGPNDHLLTLLRTGDVDFVIGRMAEPDAMVGLSFEHLYSERVVMVVRAGHPLLSERRFDLSMIEPYQTLMPTPNSLIRRLVDRMLLTHGITKLRDEVETISDAFGRAYLGQTDAVWIISEGVVARDLEQGRLALLPVDTSETIGPVGLTMRTDTASTLAADSLKQAVRDIAARLR; encoded by the coding sequence TTGGTCGCGCCCCTCATCGACCCTCGTATCAAGCTGCGGCACCTCGTCTGTTTCATCGAGGTGGCCCGGCTCAAAAGCGTCGTCAACGCCGCCCAGGTGCTGCATATCAGCCAGCCTGCAGCATCCAAGACCATTCAGGAGCTCGAGCAGGTGCTGGGCGGCAACCTGTTCGACCGCAGCAAGCGCAACCTGTTCCTCACGCCCTTCGGCGAGGTGTTCTACCGCTACGCGTCAACGAGCCTGGCGGCGTTGCGGCAGGGCATGGATGCGGCCCGCGACACGCATGAGGCCACTATCGTCCGCGTCGGGGCGCTACCGACCGTATCCGCCCGTCTGCTGCCCGATGCGGTCAAGGCCTTCACCGCCACCGGTTCGGGCGTGCATACGCGGGTCATTACCGGGCCGAACGATCACCTGCTGACCCTGCTGCGCACCGGCGATGTCGATTTCGTCATCGGCCGCATGGCCGAGCCCGACGCCATGGTCGGGCTGTCCTTCGAGCATCTCTATTCCGAACGCGTGGTCATGGTGGTTCGCGCCGGCCACCCGCTGCTCAGCGAACGCCGGTTCGACCTGTCGATGATCGAGCCCTACCAGACGCTGATGCCCACACCCAATTCGCTCATCCGCCGGCTGGTGGACCGGATGCTGCTGACCCATGGCATAACCAAACTGCGCGACGAGGTGGAAACCATTTCCGACGCCTTCGGCCGCGCCTATCTGGGCCAGACCGACGCGGTATGGATCATTTCGGAGGGCGTGGTCGCCCGCGACCTGGAGCAGGGCCGGCTGGCTTTGCTGCCGGTCGATACCAGCGAAACCATCGGCCCTGTCGGCCTCACCATGCGAACCGATACCGCATCCACCCTGGCGGCGGACAGTTTGAAACAGGCCGTCCGCGACATCGCCGCCAGGCTGCGTTGA
- the pcaH gene encoding protocatechuate 3,4-dioxygenase subunit beta: MSGIILPGADGALYQRNRDWHPPADTPGYKSTTFRAPKHALLSLGGTASELTGPTFGHSSINPLDNDLIRNYSQDGSEAIGQRMIVYGQVLDENARPVPDTLVEFWQANAGGRYRHKKEAYLAALDPNFGGCGRTITDENGFYSFRTIKPGAYPWPNGGNDWRPAHIHFSVFGHAFAQRLITQMYFEGDPMIWQCPIVGSIADKSAIDQLIARLDRHNTTPMDALAYRFDIVLRGRRSTMFENKLEGN, encoded by the coding sequence ATGAGCGGCATAATTCTACCGGGCGCGGACGGGGCGCTCTATCAGCGCAACCGCGACTGGCATCCGCCGGCCGATACGCCCGGCTATAAGAGCACGACGTTCCGCGCGCCAAAGCATGCGCTGCTGTCGCTGGGTGGCACGGCTTCGGAGCTGACCGGGCCGACTTTCGGTCATTCCTCCATCAACCCGCTCGATAACGACCTGATCCGCAATTACAGCCAGGATGGCAGCGAGGCCATCGGCCAGCGCATGATCGTCTATGGCCAGGTGCTCGACGAGAATGCCCGGCCGGTGCCCGATACGCTGGTGGAGTTCTGGCAGGCCAATGCCGGCGGGCGCTACCGCCACAAGAAGGAAGCCTATCTCGCCGCGCTCGACCCCAATTTCGGCGGCTGCGGCCGGACCATTACCGACGAAAACGGTTTCTACTCCTTCCGCACCATCAAGCCCGGCGCCTATCCCTGGCCCAATGGCGGCAATGACTGGCGGCCGGCCCATATCCACTTCTCGGTCTTCGGCCATGCCTTTGCGCAAAGGCTCATCACCCAGATGTATTTCGAGGGCGACCCGATGATCTGGCAATGCCCGATCGTGGGCTCCATCGCCGACAAGTCGGCCATCGACCAGCTCATCGCCCGGCTCGACCGCCACAACACCACGCCCATGGACGCGCTGGCCTATCGCTTCGATATCGTGCTGCGCGGCCGCCGCTCGACCATGTTCGAGAACAAACTGGAGGGCAATTGA
- the pcaG gene encoding protocatechuate 3,4-dioxygenase subunit alpha, protein MLHPVPTLKETPSQTAGPYVHIGLTPNFADIKGVYEADPGSTMLTPDTKGERITIAGRIFDGAGALVNDALVELWQADGDGSYVAPMGPNSNSAPAFTGWGRQPTNAEGVFTFETIKPGPVPGPDGKPMAPHVNLWIVARGINIGLQTRLYFEDEAEANAGDFVLNKIMDPRRRLTLIARKEPGEVPRYVLDIHLQGDKETVFFDM, encoded by the coding sequence ATGCTGCACCCGGTTCCCACGCTGAAAGAGACGCCGTCGCAGACGGCTGGTCCCTATGTCCATATCGGGCTGACGCCCAATTTCGCCGACATCAAGGGTGTCTACGAGGCCGATCCCGGTAGCACCATGCTGACACCGGACACCAAGGGCGAGCGCATCACCATTGCCGGCCGGATTTTCGATGGCGCGGGCGCGCTGGTCAACGACGCGCTGGTCGAGTTGTGGCAGGCCGATGGCGATGGTTCCTATGTGGCGCCCATGGGGCCGAATTCCAATTCGGCGCCGGCCTTTACCGGCTGGGGCCGCCAGCCCACCAATGCCGAGGGCGTTTTCACCTTCGAGACCATCAAACCCGGCCCGGTGCCGGGTCCCGATGGCAAGCCCATGGCCCCGCATGTGAATCTGTGGATCGTGGCCCGCGGCATCAATATCGGCCTGCAGACGCGGCTCTATTTCGAGGACGAGGCCGAGGCCAATGCCGGCGATTTCGTGCTCAACAAAATCATGGACCCGCGCCGCCGCCTGACCCTGATCGCCCGCAAGGAGCCCGGCGAGGTGCCGCGCTACGTGCTGGACATTCATCTGCAGGGCGACAAGGAAACGGTGTTCTTCGATATGTGA
- a CDS encoding MBL fold metallo-hydrolase gives MASPAPTLSFDRDFDPQTGQPVAVADGITRITAPNASAYTFTGTNSFLLGHERLALVDPGPDDPVHLVALIDAIGGRPLEAIILSHTHRDHSASAARLARDLDVPLWFGGRHRLSRPLRRFERNPIRKSCNWDLVPDRTLVDNESIMAGDLPITVHTTPGHCANHLAFSVGDILLSGDHVMGWNSTLVSVPDGSMADYFASLDKVIALPCRQYIPAHGGPIADGPAYATALKAHRQMRNEQVIASVKAGARTITAIVAAIYPAQPLPVRRAAGLTITAHVEYLEDLGLLKVSRGLLGTRIQMP, from the coding sequence ATGGCATCGCCCGCCCCCACCCTGTCCTTCGACAGGGACTTCGACCCCCAGACCGGCCAGCCCGTAGCCGTTGCTGATGGCATTACCCGCATCACCGCGCCCAATGCCAGCGCCTATACCTTCACCGGCACAAACAGCTTTCTGCTGGGCCATGAGCGGCTGGCGCTGGTCGATCCGGGGCCGGACGATCCGGTCCATCTCGTCGCGCTCATCGATGCCATTGGCGGGCGGCCGCTCGAAGCCATCATTCTTTCGCATACCCACCGCGATCACAGCGCATCGGCTGCGCGACTGGCACGAGACCTCGATGTTCCACTCTGGTTCGGGGGCCGACATCGCCTGTCGCGTCCGCTGCGGCGATTCGAACGCAATCCCATCCGCAAATCCTGCAACTGGGACCTGGTCCCCGACCGCACCCTGGTCGACAACGAATCCATCATGGCCGGCGACCTGCCGATCACCGTCCACACCACGCCCGGCCATTGCGCCAACCACCTGGCTTTCAGCGTGGGGGATATTCTGCTCAGCGGCGATCATGTCATGGGCTGGAATTCGACGCTGGTCTCGGTGCCCGACGGCTCGATGGCCGATTATTTCGCCTCGCTCGACAAGGTCATCGCCCTGCCCTGCCGCCAGTATATTCCCGCCCATGGCGGCCCCATCGCCGATGGCCCGGCCTATGCCACCGCCCTCAAGGCCCACCGCCAGATGCGCAACGAACAGGTCATCGCGTCCGTCAAGGCCGGCGCCCGCACCATCACGGCCATCGTCGCCGCCATCTATCCGGCCCAGCCCCTCCCCGTGCGCCGCGCCGCCGGCCTCACCATCACCGCCCATGTCGAATATCTGGAGGATTTGGGATTGCTCAAGGTATCGCGCGGATTGCTGGGAACGCGCATCCAGATGCCATGA